Proteins encoded in a region of the Euleptes europaea isolate rEulEur1 chromosome 3, rEulEur1.hap1, whole genome shotgun sequence genome:
- the PDXP gene encoding chronophin: MAGCRRLSGPSLREVLGEAQGVLFDCDGVLWAGERAVPGAAELLERLSRHGKAALFVSNNSRRSVAELERRFCRLGFRGVRGEQVFSSALCSALFLRQRLLGDGVAGGDPSAAAGPVFVLGGEGLRGELRGAGLRLLGEEEEEAARGPVRAVLVGYDDQFTFSKLSEACAYLRDPQCLLVATDPDPWHPLSDGQRTPGTGSLTAAVETASGRKAMVVGKPNTYMFECIVERFGVDPSRMLMVGDRLETDILFGKNCGLDTVLTLTGVSRLEEAQAYMASDSPAAKDLVPHYYVDSIADLIPGLDE; the protein is encoded by the exons ATGGCGGGCTGCCGGCGGTTGAGCGGCCCGAGCCTGCGCGAGGTGCTGGGCGAGGCGCAGGGGGTGCTCTTCGACTGCGACGGGGTGCTGTGGGCCGGGGAGCGGGCCGTGCCCGGCGCGGCCGAGCTGCTGGAGCGCCTGAGCCGCCACGGGAAGGCCGCCCTCTTCGTCTCCAACAACAGCCGCCGCTCGGTGGCCGAGCTGGAGCGCCGCTTCTGCCGCCTGGGCTTCCGCGGCGTGCGGGGCGAGCAGGTCTTCAGCTCGGCGCTCTGCTCCGCGCTCTTCCTGCGGCAGCGCCTCCTCGGGGACGGGGTCGCCGGGGGGgacccctccgccgccgccggccccgtCTTCGTGCTGGGCGGCGAAGGGCTGCGCGGGGAGCTGCGCGGCGCGGGGCTGCGCCTGctgggcgaggaggaggaggaggcggcgcggggCCCGGTGCGCGCCGTCCTCGTCGGCTACGACGACCAGTTCACCTTCTCCAAGCTCTCCGAGGCCTGCGCCTACCTGCGCGACCCGCAGTGCCTGCTCGTGGCCACCGACCCGGACCCCTGGCACCCGCTGAGCGATGGGCAGCGCACTCCGG GAACTGGGAGTCTCACTGCAGCAGTTGAAACAGCATCTGGGCGCAAGGCGATGGTAGTTGGGAAGCCAAACACATACATGTTTGAGTGCATTGTGGAGCGCTTTGGTGTGGATCCGTCCCGCATGCTCATGGTGGGTGACCGGCTGGAGACAGACATCCTGTTCGGCAAGAACTGTGGCCTCGATACGGTCTTGACCCTGACAGGTGTTTCACGCCTGGAGGAGGCACAGGCTTACATGGCCAGCGACAGCCCCGCTGCAAAGGACCTGGTGCCTCATTACTATGTGGACAGTATTGCAGACTTGATACCAGGCCTGGATGAGTAA